The following are from one region of the Nitrososphaerota archaeon genome:
- the uppS gene encoding polyprenyl diphosphate synthase, whose translation MSLIRKILKIFGIYWLYEKWLYNQIKNKPLPKHVALILDGNRRWALSKGLEPWIGHKYGANVVYDLLNWCLELKIPLITLYVLSIENLKRDSKELEELMKILEEKLKETLEDERIHKHKVNIKVIGRKELLPKRIVKLINEIEESTKNYSNFFLNIALAYGGRAEIVDAVKRISLDVFEKKINIEEINENIFEKYLYTSNLPKPDPDLIIRTSGEERLSNFLLWQSAYSELVFLDIYWPEFRKIDLLRAIRTYQKRERRYGL comes from the coding sequence ATGAGTTTGATAAGAAAAATACTTAAAATATTTGGAATTTATTGGCTTTATGAAAAATGGCTTTATAATCAAATTAAGAATAAACCTTTACCAAAGCATGTAGCTTTAATTCTTGATGGAAATCGCAGATGGGCTTTATCAAAAGGTCTAGAGCCATGGATAGGACATAAATATGGAGCAAATGTAGTTTATGATCTTTTAAATTGGTGTTTAGAATTAAAAATACCATTAATTACGCTATATGTATTATCAATAGAAAATTTAAAAAGAGACTCTAAAGAATTGGAAGAACTTATGAAAATTCTAGAAGAAAAACTTAAAGAAACATTAGAAGATGAAAGAATACATAAACATAAAGTAAATATTAAAGTTATTGGAAGAAAAGAGCTTTTACCAAAAAGGATAGTAAAATTAATTAATGAAATAGAGGAATCTACAAAAAATTATTCTAACTTTTTCTTAAATATTGCTTTAGCTTATGGAGGTAGAGCGGAAATAGTAGATGCTGTTAAAAGAATTTCATTAGATGTTTTTGAAAAAAAGATTAATATTGAGGAAATAAATGAAAATATTTTTGAAAAATACTTATATACTTCCAATCTTCCAAAGCCTGATCCAGATTTAATAATTAGAACTTCAGGTGAAGAAAGATTAAGTAATTTCCTTTTATGGCAATCTGCTTATAGTGAATTAGTTTTTTTAGATATTTATTGGCCTGAGTTTAGAAAAATAGATCTTTTAAGAGCTATAAGAACTTATCAAAAAAGAGAAAGACGTTATGGATTATAA
- a CDS encoding DUF373 family protein has protein sequence MALSKEDKILILVVDRDNDIGLKTNIETPIIGREENLKAATKLAIADPEEADANTIFAAIKMFDELKKTYGENIEIASIAGLPEEDLRADQKIINELSKVLEKFPAKSCIFISDGVTDQEVMPIISSKIPIMHVKRIVIRHSESVEETWALLSRYLKKAVFEQKYSRIFLGIPGIIFLIIGVLMLSGLGYLVFPALMALAGLLMFIRGFNIDVAIESFIKKLIFYATTTAANQIRLFTYISSFLIIMVALYLGIGSVISKASSILIEVPIEKIDMWFWFSNVPLLLGMFINRSIDVLIIGIYLLIIGNGIFYYLVRDKNFWRMIQAAIVNIWIWVLLRRVAFIFEYGESIIPIESQIIGLILTTIIGVITITISIVSLRFLRKRYAHIFKKLK, from the coding sequence GTGGCTTTAAGTAAAGAAGATAAAATTTTAATATTAGTAGTTGATAGAGATAATGATATTGGTTTAAAAACTAATATTGAAACTCCTATAATTGGGAGAGAAGAAAATTTAAAAGCTGCTACAAAATTAGCAATAGCAGATCCTGAAGAGGCTGATGCAAATACTATTTTTGCAGCTATTAAAATGTTTGATGAATTAAAAAAAACATATGGTGAAAATATTGAAATAGCATCTATTGCAGGTCTTCCTGAAGAAGATTTAAGAGCTGATCAAAAAATAATTAATGAACTGTCTAAAGTTTTAGAAAAATTTCCTGCAAAATCATGTATATTTATCAGTGATGGGGTTACTGATCAAGAAGTTATGCCTATTATTTCTTCTAAAATACCTATAATGCATGTTAAAAGAATAGTTATTAGACATAGCGAATCTGTTGAAGAAACATGGGCTTTACTTTCAAGATACTTAAAAAAAGCTGTTTTTGAACAAAAATATTCTAGAATTTTTCTAGGTATACCTGGAATTATTTTTTTGATTATAGGTGTTTTAATGTTATCAGGCTTAGGTTACTTAGTTTTTCCAGCTTTAATGGCTTTAGCAGGATTATTAATGTTTATAAGAGGTTTTAATATAGATGTAGCTATTGAGAGTTTTATTAAAAAACTTATTTTTTATGCAACAACCACAGCAGCTAATCAAATAAGACTTTTTACGTATATTTCTTCATTTTTAATAATCATGGTTGCATTATATTTAGGTATTGGATCAGTAATTAGTAAAGCTTCATCTATTTTAATAGAAGTACCTATTGAAAAAATAGATATGTGGTTTTGGTTTTCAAATGTACCTTTGCTCTTAGGAATGTTTATTAATAGAAGTATAGATGTATTGATTATTGGAATTTATTTATTGATTATAGGAAATGGAATATTTTATTACCTTGTTAGGGATAAAAACTTTTGGAGAATGATACAAGCCGCTATTGTAAATATATGGATATGGGTTTTACTTAGAAGAGTTGCTTTCATCTTTGAATATGGGGAAAGTATAATTCCTATTGAGTCACAAATAATTGGTTTGATATTAACAACTATTATTGGAGTAATAACTATTACTATTTCAATTGTATCATTAAGATTTTTAAGAAAAAGATACGCACACATATTCAAGAAATTAAAATAA
- a CDS encoding Lrp/AsnC family transcriptional regulator, which produces MGSRMSKLEEKAIKLLLEAGKKGILQSELWHKLNVTSREGSRIAIKLEKKGVVKRVKEFANERWTRRLISLIKKINIDCLDGIPCFLCEDESACFPSNPINSTTCIKFENWLISSYKGNKMEKNNE; this is translated from the coding sequence ATGGGTAGTAGAATGAGTAAGCTTGAAGAAAAAGCGATAAAACTATTGCTTGAAGCTGGAAAAAAAGGTATTTTGCAATCAGAACTTTGGCATAAACTTAATGTAACGAGTAGAGAAGGTTCAAGAATAGCTATTAAACTTGAGAAAAAAGGAGTTGTTAAAAGAGTTAAAGAATTTGCAAATGAAAGATGGACTCGAAGGCTTATTTCTTTAATTAAAAAAATTAATATTGATTGTTTAGATGGAATACCTTGTTTTTTATGCGAAGATGAATCTGCATGTTTTCCCTCAAATCCAATAAATTCAACAACATGTATTAAATTTGAAAATTGGCTTATTTCTTCATATAAGGGAAATAAAATGGAAAAAAACAATGAATAA
- a CDS encoding RlmE family RNA methyltransferase, whose amino-acid sequence MNKKWLQERKKDIFVKLAKEKGFRSRAAFKLLHIQKKYNIIKKGDIIIDLGAAPGGISQAASRLTGDKGLVISIDIKPIEPFKEKNIVILQKDIYDPYLVKEIFKITNGKKADVIISDTSPHLSGVREIDIAKQLDLAYRCLEIANDLLKKNGFFIIKLFESSEVKEFEKNISKKYKIIKKEITPATRKGSSEYFLITSKNF is encoded by the coding sequence ATGAATAAAAAATGGTTACAAGAAAGGAAAAAGGATATTTTTGTAAAACTTGCTAAAGAAAAAGGATTTAGGAGTAGAGCTGCTTTTAAATTATTACATATACAAAAAAAATACAATATTATAAAAAAAGGGGATATCATAATTGATTTAGGAGCTGCTCCAGGAGGGATTTCTCAAGCAGCTTCTCGATTAACTGGAGATAAAGGATTGGTTATATCAATAGATATTAAACCAATAGAACCATTTAAAGAGAAAAATATTGTAATTTTACAAAAAGACATATATGATCCTTATTTAGTTAAAGAAATATTTAAAATTACTAATGGAAAAAAAGCTGATGTGATAATTTCTGATACATCTCCCCATTTATCTGGTGTTCGTGAAATAGATATTGCTAAGCAATTAGATTTAGCATATAGATGCTTAGAAATAGCTAATGATTTATTAAAGAAAAATGGATTTTTTATAATAAAACTATTTGAAAGTTCTGAGGTTAAAGAATTTGAAAAGAATATTTCAAAAAAATATAAGATTATTAAAAAGGAAATAACTCCTGCTACACGTAAAGGTAGTTCTGAATATTTCTTAATAACTTCTAAAAACTTCTAA
- a CDS encoding tRNA (guanine(10)-N(2))-dimethyltransferase, with protein sequence MKEEYTYYSEGKVKFLAPIINKEEIKHGFSPSKLPVFFNPKAKLSRDFSVIVVKILSKNFKEPIRICEPLAGCGIRTIRILKEANNIEKAIVGDINPKALEIIKHNIVLNKVENYVEAYNIDANYLLLSHAISRKKFHYIDIDPTGSPAPFLENAFKSLEKNGIIGFTATDIAPLCGTYPKTCIRKYYAKPLRSPFSKEIALRILIGFAALIAARFELSFTPIISFFNEYYIRIFGKIDKGARKADKNLEKLGWVTYCKKCLHREVIEGIWSKIDYYCQFCNSKKDYAGPLWIGNTCDKNFCQEMLNEIEINENYFNNFSKAKKIIELLKGEVDYPPFYYVSHEISSYIKKPPPKLNYIIEKIISKKFSAVLTHYDPKGFKTNAPLEVILEVFRSY encoded by the coding sequence ATGAAAGAAGAATATACATACTATAGTGAGGGAAAAGTAAAATTTTTAGCACCTATCATAAATAAGGAAGAAATAAAACATGGATTTTCACCATCAAAATTACCAGTTTTTTTCAATCCTAAAGCAAAACTTAGTAGGGATTTTTCAGTAATAGTTGTAAAAATTTTATCAAAAAATTTTAAAGAACCTATAAGGATTTGTGAGCCACTTGCAGGATGTGGGATAAGGACTATCAGAATTTTAAAAGAAGCTAATAATATAGAAAAAGCTATAGTAGGAGATATAAATCCTAAAGCTCTAGAAATAATAAAACACAATATTGTTTTAAATAAAGTTGAAAATTATGTGGAAGCATACAATATTGATGCAAATTATCTACTTTTATCTCATGCTATTTCAAGAAAAAAATTTCATTATATAGATATTGATCCAACAGGATCACCAGCACCATTTCTAGAAAATGCTTTTAAAAGTTTAGAAAAAAATGGCATAATAGGTTTTACAGCTACAGATATTGCACCATTATGTGGAACATATCCAAAAACATGTATTAGAAAATATTATGCAAAACCTTTAAGATCACCATTTTCTAAAGAAATTGCTCTTAGAATATTAATTGGTTTTGCTGCATTAATTGCTGCTAGATTTGAATTATCTTTTACTCCAATTATAAGTTTTTTCAATGAATACTATATTAGAATTTTTGGAAAAATCGATAAAGGAGCAAGAAAAGCAGATAAAAATTTAGAAAAATTAGGATGGGTAACTTATTGTAAAAAATGTTTACATAGAGAAGTAATAGAGGGTATATGGTCAAAAATAGATTATTATTGCCAATTTTGCAATTCTAAAAAAGATTATGCTGGACCTTTATGGATAGGAAATACTTGTGATAAGAATTTTTGTCAAGAAATGTTAAATGAAATTGAAATTAATGAAAATTATTTTAATAATTTTTCTAAAGCTAAAAAAATTATTGAATTATTAAAAGGAGAAGTAGATTATCCACCATTTTATTATGTTTCTCATGAAATAAGTTCTTATATTAAAAAGCCTCCACCTAAGCTTAATTATATAATAGAAAAAATTATTTCAAAAAAATTTTCAGCTGTTCTTACACATTATGATCCAAAGGGATTTAAAACAAATGCTCCTTTAGAAGTTATTTTAGAAGTTTTTAGAAGTTATTAA